The genomic DNA GCGCAATTGCAGATTTGTTAATACTAATACTACTAGCTTAATAATTTAAGTGGCGCTTGGGTTCCTTTTTTGCGAACGCTCCTGCAGTTTTGTGACAATGGGTGCTCGCTAGTTGCTGCTGCTCTCGCTCACGCCGACACTAGCtcgcactagaaaaaaaaaaagctgcagtctGCGCTCAACGTGACATCTGTGGCGTCAAATATACCGCAACTTACTGTGGAGCTTCCCCATTAACTTACGTCGCAGTCGTGCAAGGTAACATTATCGACTTCACAGATCGATGACCACCGGAGCTttctgctatctaggaggcgtacGCTGAGCGCATGCTATGTGCCTATATGCATTCTGTCATAGAGGTAGTATGCGGGGGTATCGCTGAGATATCCAAAATGGTGGATGGCATCATGAGCACGGTCTTCCTGCCTACAATTTAGTATTGACTTATTTTCCTCGTTGCGCCTTCGCCGCGGCAGCTTAGTAGCTATGCCAGTGCGCTGCCGAGTTCGAGGTCCTGGCACAGTAAAGTTCGAGCACACTAGATAGGCCAGGTGATCAAAAGTTCACGACTTCCCCTTCAAATCATGCTTCACAATCATAGTTGTAATGGCAAGTCAAACGCCAGATTTTACGGCTTGTAACAGTGATGCCGATCTCTTTTTTTCTGAGCAGCATTGAAGATTCGATTGTTTCATATATGCTCTGTATAGCGTTCTGAAGATATGGCGTCACATGTTTTCAATACGCGCGTAAGTCTTCGGCGCATTCATGGTTATTCTCATTGAGCGTTTTCTAAACAGATGGAAATTCCCTCCCAAGTATCGAATGCCCTGTGCACATCTTCATTATTAGCTTAATCTATACCAATGCCATTTACTGTTGGTCAATCTGGTTCAACTGCCCCCGTATTCAGACGAACGTGCGTAGAACTAGAATTTCACAACGGGCGCGTTACGCGACACTGCAGGTTCAAGCACAACTAGCGCGAACGCCCGGAGCGTATCGCAGGCTTCTTGCCCGAAATGCGATTAGTCTCGAACAGGGCGCAGCATAAAATGTGACGCAAGTATACAGTTGCTACATGATACCAACTAGGTAACATTCGGCATTCCATTTGAGGAGCCAGATAGTCTGAAATGGCGGCACCTTCAGGTGGGGGTGTCGGGCAGCTGACGTCCGAGGTCGCCAAAGTGTAGCCGGCGAGATCTCTTGGACTGTCTCCTATTACACGGTTCAGTAGCGATACTTCGGCTAACCGGAAGTGGTGCTAGAGATGCAGCCGCATCTTTCTAAACCTAGATCATATTCTGGTGCGGGCCTCAGGACCCGCGCTGCGAGGCGATGACGATACGGCTGCCACGCGTACAAGTTGTATTCCTTCTCTCGCTACCTCCCATTATTTGGCAAGAGAATGTGAACACGCGCTAAAGTGCCTTCAATTCAGCTTATCTAGACGAATAATAACTGTGCTGCTTGTTTCTTTACGCTAGTCAATCCACGTTTCCGATAAATGGGCCGATTACTTTCCGCGTATTAACTCGGTGGCAGCGTCACTCTTGCCGAAGGAATACTTGTACGCCATTGTTGCTGGCAATGTTCCTGGCGTGCACCTACTCTTTCTCTCCTACCCAAGCCTCTCGATTACGCGAGCACCATTCTTGTAATGCAAGAACTAGGCTCCAGTGGCGAGGACGTCCATCCTCTTGTTCCCACGCTCATCGCAAAAACATAATCAGCAGTTGCGCGTTCATATAACCAAGTACACTGACGTCAGCCGCTGTTGCTGTCGCATCATGGAATgatctctggtgcttctctgagTTTCCAGCCTACTGTCAGTGGCTCGTACACGAAAGAGCTTTGAGTTTGTAAATATGAAGGTTTGTGTTTGATTCGAAGCCCTCTTTGCCTATTCCAGCCACCACTTCGGTACCTGTCTGGCCTTGCCAAAGGTCttatgaacaaaaaaataaaatgtccCAATTTGAACGAAGCTATTCCCCAGCAGGAAGATGCCACACTCTACGGATTCAGCTTGCGAAGGACGCGTACCTTTCTTGCGAAGAACTAGTGCCGTCAGAATACTGGCATTCCGTCCACGACGGAATGCCAATGACAAGTTCTTTTATTGTAGTTGCCCGCCATTTTTTAAATCATCGGCGCTTTCGCCAGTTTTCCCTATTGCTCCGAGGCGAGAAGTTTAGGTGCCGTGACGCCAAATTTTCGAGCTTTAGTTATGCACTGCATCGTAAATTGTACGTATCTCTGCGGCAAGCACCCAAAATCTTAGCGGTGTCCGTGTAGCGTATTTGATTTTTTTCTGTCGCAGTGGAAGCGTAAGGCATTCAGCGACACTAACCATTAAACAAACGTACCGACAGCTCGCAAAACGGCTCTCGCTTAGCCAAATGCGATCTCGAGGGCCCTGATTTTGTATGCAGCAAACGCCGGAAGTGATTGCCGGAGCTGGAAATACGTCATGACTGCCAGGCATCGTTTTGATCTTATATGGGCGTCTCGGTAGTTTGCTGCTGCTATTGCCATTCGAGTGAATTGCAGAAGTCATACTACGCCAACAACCTTGATCCGTGGTTGGGTGCAAGAGCTTGCAGAACATGACATACGATGTGGTCTTTAACTGTTTCAAAGCAGGCGACACGGCCATGAGCCCCTGAATGCCTGGCGTCCCACAATTATTACGAAACGCAGTCCATGTTGATAAGAAAGCTTTAGAAGCGGTCATTTCAAACTGTTATGCACTAGAAAGCAGCGAAAAGTTCGGCAGGTGGCTGCCATAGCGAATCTCTTAAGAAAAGTTTGCTCTAGCCGATTATGAACTCATCCTTTTGGAGCTTCTATGTTTAGAGCCCTTCGACTAATTTAAAACGTGACGTCAAGGATCAAGTTCTATCGAACTGGTGGCTCCGTATTTGTATTCGGGAATCATCCCTGTATAACTGATTAATTAAACGCAGGTAGTTGTCGCTGAAGCTTAATACCAGGTAACATGTCGTGCGAACAATTCTCGCTCTTTCGTCATTCGTCAATGTATCCCTGTACCATATTTCAACTTTGCAAGGAAATATCATATACTAGTCAGGTTCTCTTATCACTTCAGAAAAGTTCTTTTATAGTAGTGTCACAGCCGTATATCGAAGTGTTCTAAAATGTCCTTGCTCAAATTCTTCATGAAACCATGATAAAGCTAGCCTTTCCACCTTATGATTTTCTGAGTGCTCAACTATAAAAGGAGACGTGCCATGGAATGAGCCAGCAGGTGTTTGTTTGGAATAAATTTCGCAAGCTGCAAGGTGGTAGTTCGTCCTCCCTTCCAAATAGACATGGTGAGGATGGTCGTTGCACATAGTGTGTGTCATAAGAGGTGTAGTACAGCGAATTACACTATTTGTAACATTTTCTCTGGTTTCTCTCTAGCTCTAGAAAAATGTTGAATTTAAAAGTTGCCAGAAAGTAGCGATCTAGCCAACGCCAAAATTTTCCCGCCACGAGCCTTCAAATGTAACCAATTTGCGCAAAGTAGAGAAACCTGGAAACCCTGACACAACTCGTGGTGTAAGCAGGTGTTTGCCCTCGTTTCACCGCCCAAATGGGTGGCGCCGCTTCGTGTTACTTCAATGCCCTCGTAAACTGCTACGTCGCTACACCGTTCCCAGATGGCACCACCATTCCGTTAACGGTGGTCGGTGTCAGAGACCCTATCCGTACAAAAAGTGCCTCAAACTTGGAGAGTTAGCTTTCAAACTATTCTATATTGGAGATATTCGTAACCGAACATTAAAGCTAGGCTAAAGCAACATTGAAACCCAGCAGACGCTGCAGCTACGCCACGCAAAAACATCCCATCAACAAGTTTTTGACAAAGTTTAAACAATGGCACGTTGCGGCGAATGCTGGTACTGGCAGTCGCTTCAAATGTCGAGCAAAGCAGTACGTCTCGTGACAAGCCGCGACGTACAGTTTCGAACTTCGTTGGGCTTTTCGCCACGGGGCGTTTTCATGTGATATGACGGCGGGGCTGACATTTGTACGCTCACATCGTGCTCGGTTTCAAAATCGCGTGTATTTCGCGTTGAAGTTAGACGAGGAATTTCTGGAGCTATATgctatttttattattataaagAATGGTGGTGGATTAAAACATAACTATCATGTAAACAACTGCCCCAAGGTTCCAATAAAGTAGGTCAAGTTGTTTCTCGATTAGAACAGTGCCTCTCCCGTTACTACAGCCAATGTCCGAATCACCGAAGAAATTATCGGCGCGCATCTACGCGTGTCTATCTAGCTCTTTGTTGTGTCATTATAGGTTGTTATTGAACAGGCGCAAGTTTCAGAGCTGTTGTCTTACCTCAATGTatcaatatattgttacgggaagggagaagcgttcgtctatttacaggtagcttttaatggctgagccaacaagcgtagagcatcgatcttcttgggctccagtgtcgatgagtgctgtaacgggcaaaccatccacgtccagaaggttccgattagtaggcagggtcagcagaggaatttcaggccggtgttctagagcagcgtcacctccaggagctgccccagttagtttcccgtcggagagcggcgacggtaagctggggatggagagctacgcagctggggcgaacgggagcggcgactatgtggtgatggcgatcggctggtcgcggtggctcgagcgttgtcaggtgcgtcttcaacctcggtggagagtgatggcgggcgaggattcagtggggagcggAGGCAGGCGGGAAAGCTTGATCgtgagtgggctggccaggaacttcgacagtggcgagagatgtggcccacacgtccacagtaaaaacagatgggtctatcgtcatgggtgcgccattcggccgggttgcgatagctcggatacggaccgtattggctccggtgaacaggggcagaggcagcagacgaagcaaagtcaggacggctggcggagcacatggatggaagacctacattcgcaagttcttggcgaacgaccgactgaatgagtgacacaagcggccgggaatcgtcaaagcactgcgtcacaggcgtggcaggagacgctgcttcgatttctcgccgaacgatacggacgacgttctcggaggaggtgggctcacgcggtggacaaatgtcttcgcacgtcgacgaagctgcggtattaggtagacgcgtgaactgttgaactatgcggcgactcttcgcgtcttcaaagcggcgacattcgttaatgatctcattgaccATTGTGATGTTCgtataaacaagcaggttaaacgcgtcgtccgcgatgccctttaagacgtggctgaccttgtctgcctctgccatattgttatccactttgcggcaaagagcgaggacgtcctggatataggCCACGTacgattcagtggacgtctgtacacgggtcccaaggtccttctttgcagcacgttggcggccgacgggtttgccgaacaaatccctaagcttctgtttgcactggtcccaactcgtaatctctacttcatgtgtttcgaaccagacccgggatgttttcttgaggtagaatattacattagccggcataagcgtgttatcccacctgttgtgtgcgctgacccgttcataattctgtaaccagtcatcgacgtcaacgttgtcaatcccggaaaacatgacagggtcgcgaggctgggccaggatgaccgtcggggGCGACGACGGGGCCGCGGTTGAACTGTCTCCTTCGgaagacatggcggccaggttacgtccgctgcggagctccatcttgctcgattaccccgcacgtccaccaatgatgttacgggaagggagaagcgttcgtctatttacaggtagcttttaatggctgagccaacaagcgtagagcatcgatcctgctaaaacacttcttcgtcgtctccaagaccaccatcagcgtcttctttccacattaccgactgtgacaatatttaTCAATATGTGGGTCCAGACTTACTGTTCCTTTTTCCTTTTACCTTCTTGTTCCTCGTCTTTTCTCATTCTGCAATTACAAGGCTCATCAATCACCGGAGTAATACAACCTGGAATATTTTCCAATATAATCGGATATATTTCTCTTTGCACTTGCCATAACACCAATAGTGTGTTTGCGCCTgctcaggcaaaaaaaaaaagcatatcttCTGAGTTTCACGGACCTGGGGCAGATGAGGGCACCAAACAGACAGAAGCATGGTATGTGCTCCTGTTTCAATTGCTACCCGATACCGCTCAAATCAAACGAAAGCTTCCAGCTTGAGCAGCCAAAGGGTTGCAGATGGCGCCATCTTCAAATCCGCGCTTCGAGGTGATGACAGGACTGCCAAACACACAAGTCACATGCACCTCTAGCGGCCTTCTGTGATTTTACAATAGGACGCGATGATGCCCTAAACAAAATAGTATCGGCGCTTAATGAAGCTCAATGTAGAGAGAGACCGTATATGGGCGAGTAAGAATTGCGGTAGTTGTTTCTCTGTAATAGCCAGCCCGCATTTGCTATCAGTATATTCTTAGCTTTTTTCGCATGTTGTCTCGACACAAGCATTACCACTTTGTCAAAGCATCGTTCCACGCTGGTATATCTGGCCTTATTCTTGGCGTGCACATGTATTTCTCTCCTGTCCGAACCTCTTGATTACGCCCGAACCATTCATCGAATGCAAAGCTTGTCGCCAGAGGTGGGGAAGTTCATCCTCTTTTTACCGTACACATTTATCGAGGAAACGTTAACCGCTGCCTGCACTTTCGTATACCCGGCCGCACCGAAGTAAGCCTCCTCAGCTTTATCATGAAAGAGTGAGCTCCAGCGGTTTCCTAAACTCCCACCCTACTTTGAGCAGAGTCTACTTAAGAGGACTTTGAGTTGGTAAATTACGCCAGCTTGTTTTTATTGGAGGCTCTCCTTGCCGCCATCTTATGGCCTGGCTGACCTTCTCCTAGGCCGTTTGGAGGTGCAATTTGAAGCCAAGTGCACCCCTCAGCAACAGTCAAGCGTTCAGTCAATGACGCCATCAATCAAACATGCCAATTCGGCGAGCGCCAGGTATGAAGTTTGCAGACCACCAGCTTATTACGTTTCTAAAGGCGGCATGCTGAATAACAAATTTTAGAAAGCTGCACATTAGGAGACGCTGAAGAAATATGAGCCCATAGCCTACAGCGTGCAATGTGAACCCATAAGGGAAACATTCGCTATCGAAACGAAAACAAGAACGTAGATTACCGAACTCCTGACGTCCTCAAAATACATGGATAACAATGTGACCTGTCTCAGCGGGCTATGGCGCCCGCGTGGTTGCTCCGTTACAAGACCTCGCGTGGGAGGTCTCTCTTTAGATATAGCTTTGTCTATTTGGGCCTGACGTTACTTCGCGCATTATCATTGCCACAAAGCTTAACATGCCTGTCACACGCCCACATGTTCCCTTTGATAAAGCTTAGGACATATTTTTCTCTTGTAGCTAGCACACTCTCCGGTTCTATATTTTTAAGCATGCACTCGCCGTGACATCTCGCATGCCAACTTTTCAACCTGCGTGCACTCTGGCATGTTAGTGCAACACATGGCCCGAATCGCTGCGTTATCAGCGTCCTCATCCTGTCATATGTAAAACCTGCATTCTGTTCTTCGTCGCCAACTGTTAAGTACAGCCGTACAAAGCCGCCTCCTGTCTGGATCCACTGTGGTATTCATTCTGGCGCTTACCGTCACGTTCCCACAAATATTCCTGCTAGAGAAAGGGCACACCAGAGACAATACGAAATGTTCACGTCCGCCTTGCTCGTGCTGCTTAGCTCGGCCTTTGTCGCGTCCCAGATGATCGACTTTTTCGAAGGATGCGTACCGATGGGAGAAGAACAAGACTCTGGCGGCTGCGTCCTGGGACCCCAGAGCTGGCTCACTATGAGCACGTTCCGCCGCTACGCCAACCTGGCCCTAGCAAACGCCCATATTCAGCCAGAAGAGGGGCACCTTAACACTCTTCTTCGATTGACTCGTATAGCAACTGAGGTAAGTGCTACTGCTTAGCTTGGTGTTCGCAAATAACCCAATGCTCTAGCATAATTTTCGAAGACAAGCGTGCCGGCACCATCATCCGCACTTAACTTTTCGTGGTTGGTCAGAGAGGCTTGCGCTCCGACGTTATGTGCGTGGCGCCAATGCAAAAGAGTGGAGCCCGAACAATTTTTCACGTATTATGCAACGCTGATGGCGCATTTAAAATAAGAACGTGCTGAAAAACCTATACTAAATCCTGCCTAAGCTCTACTTTGGCGAGTTCAGGTCAATTTTAGGCTCATGAGATATAGGTACCTAAACACACTCTTCTCGTGAATCTGATGATTTGAGGCCGCTAGTGCATGTAGGAGAAGCGGAAAGGCGTCGAAATAAAGCCTGAAAGAAACGCATGAAGTTAGCGTAGAGCTAAATAGGGAGAAGTAATTACACGTAATAAGTCAAAAAAGGCCGAATCAAAACCCGTATATGCAGGTTAAAACAGCACGCGTCAACAGGAACCGAAGGTGTGGTTTACGGACCGAAAAACGTAgatcgatcccgaagatagtgcggtCTGAAAATGTGAAATGATGCCCAACATATATTGCAGtctaaaaagaaagcaaagtgaAGCAAAATAATCGCTAACTAAAGGGCTCTAAGTAAACGTCCCATGGTACTACCGCAGGCCCAGGTGCCGCTGACGATGTTAAGGCTATATTCAAAAGTAGTTTACATCGAAGAGAGAAACACGAGGTCCACTGGGGGAGCTTGCCTTTCCTCCCGAAATTCAAACGTGGAAACATAAGGAAGACAATATGGCACGCTCTtgtaatcagaaagtgtttttatATACATTTTTCAACTGCTAATGtcgcgctttttttttgcagagccCTAAATATACTCCGTGTCACACATAGCTTGCAACGCTGTGTAGACTAGAAGAACTAGAAGAACTAGTTTCGTTCGCAACAAGTAACCGTTTACAGCTTTTTTTCGAGATGTTATGTGAAACTGTTCTTTATTGAGGTAAAATAATAAGTGCAAGGTTTGAGCCCTTAACGCAAAACAAACTGTTCCTTAGGACTGTTAATAAAGTGTTATAAAGCATTTTGcttttcactgttttttttttcttttctggtgcTTCTTTAGCAGCCCGTTGCACCAGTCTCACGCGAACGCTCGGGTGACTATGTATCACCATTAGAGGTTACTCTGAAAGGCGCGGAGTGATTCACTTTGACGACCAAACCTCTTCCGTGGTTTCCACGCAGAGTTGCACCTATGAATGTAACGCAGTAGGGAAATCAACACCACCTCGCCAGATATATTCATACAGGCATTATAGGGAACTTCACCCATTTGCCGAGTAGGAGGCTCTTGTATCTCGTACTCTTTGAAGACACCTGTGTGAGTGCAGCAGCTGGGATTAAACCTTAAACGCACACCGCACGACTGAAATCTCTTGACTTGTTTTCGCCGAACGGCCGCACGTGTGGCTGAAGATCATACTCGCAAACTACGCTTATCGTCGTGTTTGCAACATTCCAGTCTAGAAGAGAACGACAGGGCTCAGGTGCGTTTCATATATGCCTGCAAGTTTCTACTCCAGCTGCCTCCCAAACATTCTCTCCGCAACTGCACTTGAGCGGTGTTGGGCGAAAACATATAAATACATTCGTGTAGCGCATTATGAAATAACTTGTTACATATCAATTAGCATTCTAGACAGcacacatagatagatagatagatagatagatagatagatagatagatagatagatagatagatagatagatagatagatagatagatagatagatagatagatagatagatagatagatagatagatagatagatagatagatagatagatagatagatagatagatagatagatagatagatagatagatagatagatagatagatagatagatagatagatagatagatagatagatagatagatagatagatagatagatagatagatagatagatagatagatagatagatagatagatagatagatagatagatagatagatagatagatagatagatagatagatagatagatagatagatagatagatagatagatagatgaggcggccattacttctgcgAGAAATTAATGTGCAAGATAGTATAGTAACGCTGATTAATTTTCCAAGTTATTATTTTCTGACGCATACTTCAGTCCAAGAATCGTAGCCGATATGTGCAAGCCATATCGGCTTAAAAAGAATTCTCTGAACTACGCCAGTTTCGAGGTAACAATTTGCAGAGTCTGATGTAATTCATTCGTATTCCActtaattttgtgcttcaatgtataaaacaACGTTTCCCTAACAATGCAAGATGAACAACAGTGTAGTATCACGGCGCATATTCCAATATAACTGGCATATACAGAATTCCTTCAAAATCGCTAGGCCTTGCATACTAACTAGCTACAATTCATGCAATAAAATACACGCAATCTTTCAAAATTCGGTTCAGCTATTGGTTATTCCACGCTGTTTACATTAGAATGATGATTTAAATATAACATATTTTATAATTATTCCAATACTCCTGTATTTTATTACCCCCCACGCCAATGTGTATTAACCGCAGCGCCAGCCTCCCTGAGGTCCTTAAgggacattttttttaaatgcacatTAAGTAAGAAATTTCAACCAGACCGTCGAATATTGTAAAATAATACATTACATGGTCTGTATGCCTTCAGGATACATATGACGTGGCATTATATGAACATGTTCTACATTGCTGCTGCGATTGTCGTCATTAGGAAACTTGACTCAGGTTGTGGTATGTTCTTTTGTTCACGCCTAACGTATTTCCCGCCGAACTGTACCACTGGATAGTGCGTGGCCTAATGCGTAGAGCATCAGGCTGTCGTGCTGAGGAAACCTGGTTCAAAATAATCCAATGGAAAAAACTTTCATCACTGAGAATGCGAAACAGGGATTCAGCAGCTGTTAAATGAACCACTTCGGTACCAACTTGGGCCATGCGCAGTTATTCAATCGACCTTTCTAAAGTCACTGGTTGCAGGCCACTTTTcaatgacgaaaaaaaatattttaaaatttgaCCAGCGGTGGGCGTAGTTTGGATCCGCGTCTTTTATATTCAGACAATCTTGTCTGCCATATAACCCAGGTGCCGTTCGAAGCGGCGTTAATTAATGAACCAATTAATCTCTTAGTTAACAATCAATTATATATTCAACTTCTCACACAGTATATTATAAGTGGCAAGTTTCAGTGAGAAAATTATGgaacaacatgagaaactcccgatacagctttctgttgctcaacccGTGCCACACAAAGGTGTTTTCCCAAGCAAGGCAGAAATCCCACGACCACGCGCAATCTGAATCGGTCGGCCAATCGCacggcaatattgcgtgtattcgcgggttcTTTCAGGCCCGGAAAAACACAAATACGTTGGCACGTATTCAGTAACACAAAGCTGTATTCCGAGCTTTTCAcgtttctctacaattttcttattgagaCTTGCCACCTAATTATACTATTCGAAATGTTCATTATTTATAACGCTAATTATTTTTAGGCGGAACACAAATAAATCTCA from Dermacentor albipictus isolate Rhodes 1998 colony chromosome 7, USDA_Dalb.pri_finalv2, whole genome shotgun sequence includes the following:
- the LOC135900459 gene encoding uncharacterized protein, whose translation is MFTSALLVLLSSAFVASQMIDFFEGCVPMGEEQDSGGCVLGPQSWLTMSTFRRYANLALANAHIQPEEGHLNTLLRLTRIATEWTDGFTIILEFTTAKSTCDSSVAYSEDKCPPLYSQANGLCQAVIKNNDGINVEDAWCVPLFED